The following nucleotide sequence is from Pungitius pungitius chromosome 6, fPunPun2.1, whole genome shotgun sequence.
ACACCACAGACATTTCCACTGGAGCCATCATAATAACCAAGGCGTCTTGTCTGTGTTCGCGTCCCTCTGAAGAACACTCAGCGCAGAGACCCTCCGCACccgcccctctgcccccccccccccccatctctccacCCGCCCCTCTGCCCCTCCGAAACCCTCCGTCGGCAGGGGTCCCCTCCACCGTGGGgcgttgggggtggggggaagggggggttggATGTGGCGGGAGAGGAGGTGGTAGAGCCCctgggaggcagcagagaggcgtgtgggccccccccccatggtcaCGCCCTGGGTCAGGAGTGAGGAGCGAGAGGGCGTCTCGAGGTCAAACCCGGCAGCACTTTGGTTTTGcgttccatgtttttttttagcctctCCTGTTATTGGGCCGAGCGGACTGTGATCTTACTGGTTGATTTTCTTGTTCTCCTCCACCCATCAGTGTGACACAGTGTGTTGGGTGGACGGAGCCATGGAGCTGAGCTCTGATTTTGTTCCATATTAAAGAATCATTTTTACTACATCTGTGTTCAGAGATTCtatttttctctcctgtctCGTTTCTTTCAAGGTTATTATAAGAGTGGCAGCCTTTGACCCTCAAACATTCACGGCCCAGAGAGAATAAGTCTTATAAGACGTAACTTTTTTCTTAAGTTTTGCTATTAGGTTGACATTTTGGGATTTGGGTGAAATATTTGACTACATGATTTTGCTAGAGGGGCCTCCTTTTACAGCAGCGTGTGAACAGAGGTTCCTGCATATTTGTGGCCAAGATGTGTTTTCTAATCAACTTGGACACGTACACTGTGTTTGGACTGcaatttcaaaatgtacaaaccGTAATCACGCCGTTCCAATCGAACATGTTCCACTCTGCTGATAGAGTTGGCAATTTGTAAAAAGATTGTTTTTGAGagcaattaaaaatgtatagtGGAAAGCTTTTGCTCTGAGCAACACATTAGTTTGAATGAAGGTAAATGAGTCGCGGGGCCTCCGTGCTGCACTCTGAGGGAATCTTTCATCATATTTTCAAGGATGATGACACATCCTCCCATTAGTTAACTCTTAAATTCTTCAAACTGTTTGTTTCAATTCGTACTTGTCAGTCCAACAGCTGTGCGTTTCAGGTTAGATCCATTTTAATACATCCAAAGGTTTATCTTGCAACATCAACATGAAAGTGGAAGGTTTTTCCCTTAATTGAATCAGCTTCCCGTTGACTTACGGAATATCTTGTCCTGTACGTGTCAGGAAATGTACACTCTTCAGATTGTATGTCTGAATCTCCCTCTGGAATCCACCCTCCTAAACACTACACACACCAAAGCTGACTGAAACTAGAAATGGTAAAAGATGACAATGCAATTTACTCCAAACCGTATGTGCCAGATTTGCCTTTTAAGTTAGTCAAAAAAGAAGCAGGAAGGAGATAGGAACCAGAACAGGGAGGCGGTGAAGCACAGAGAGCACGTCTGGGACCTGACACACAAAGACGGGGTCTTAGGGCCGTAGCTGTCTCTCTAAATATGAATTCTGTGCTTTTCTATGGCAGACGCAGAAACAGGTTATTGAACCGGCAGAGAGGCCGTTGAGTCCTCTCCCAGTGCTGCAGAGTATCAGAGTTCGGGAGGGGACACAGACGAGCACGAAGCCGGCCGAGCTCCTGCAGACGGGGGCCGAGGGGCTGCGTCCCTCCCTGCACTCTGACAGACGGCTGCGGGCGCATCGCCTCGACGGGAGACCCGTGCCGGCATCACCTCCATCTATTTTTAGAACCACTGCACCCAccttcattttcatcttttagGCTCCCTCTGTGTTCTAAGTGGTTtactaaaacattttgtttctggtccccccccccccccccccacacctaaATGAATGTACATTCTATTGAGAATCTGGCCTATATAAGTGTGCCCGCGGAACAGTCCTTTAGTTAAATGTGAATTATGCAGATGCAGAACAATCAAATAGTACTGCACTGAGGAGATGAACGATGGCGTGGAGAGTCTGCAGGTTTTTCATTTCAGAGTTCAGCAGTTGCTTCCACTGatcacttcctcctctctggctctctGGCTGAAGTTGTTCTAACAAGCAAAATCATCCAGCATAATTACTGGAATGAAAATAGGCGCCTGGTCTATTCCTGCTGTATGGATCCCCCGGGGGTTATAATTAGAAATGCCAATAATGTTCACATTGTGCTTTAGAGAAAAGAAGCAGGAAATGAGACTGTCAGTTTCAATGATGCAGGCGTTTCCCTGTCGTTATTTTTTGGAGAAGATAATGAACAGTCCCAGGCGTTGCACGACAGCACATCAAGCAAAGAAGACTGTGGAGCGGCAACACAAGCAACAGCTCGGTAACGATAGACTCCTCCGACTGCCAGCGTCGGGACAGATGGAGGGAGCAAGAAGTGATGTGACAGAGGTGGGGACGTAGTGCGCGTCCAAGGACATGAGATGGCAAGAGAAGCAATAGGAAGTGAGAATTAAAAGGAAATGTGTGGAGAAAAGAGGTGTCAGATTTAGTGATCCACGGGGGTTGAGCAGGTCGTCATGGAAAAATCCCAGCGAGAACCCGTTGCTGTAAATATCGCTAATAAGGAGTTGCTGAGGAAAATCTCATTGTTTGAAATGTTCGTGCTGTGTGTTTGAAGACCATCGGGGTCGTCTGACAGAAAGCGGAGGTTTCACACTTCCTCCTTCTTAATTAGTGAGAATATATCAGCAGCAGCtatcaaaatgtttgtttttcctgatgaaatgaatgaatactgGAGGAAGATTAAATTGACATGCTCACGGGTGTAGATGTATATGGGTGGTGTGCAGACACTTCTCAGACGCAGGTGGATGATAAAACCTTTGTCTTGGGTGGACAATTTTTATCAAGATATCATGCAAAtttcaatccatccatccatcatttttgttttacataaCCTTACGTCTTTTCAAGGCTTGACTGAAGTCCGAGCCTCTGTGGCATCACACTGCCATCCAATGGACGCGGGCAGAAACCGCCCGGCCTGATGGAGAGGTTCGGTGTGAGAGATGAACGGCTAAAGTTTTGTTAGTCAACTGGATTTCTAAACCAAAATTGTTTCTCAAAAGGCttagtaataattaaaaaaaagcatacaaCGCCTACTGAATTAATGAATTGATTAAGACCAGATTAATGAATGACGAGGAAATAGACTGTGTTAATTCACACTACGGCAATTGCACTGAGCTGTTATAGTAAAACATGTCTGCATTGTGTGTGCTGTATATACGTATGATATGAATATAATTATgaattttcataataaataCAACATAAAAATGCAGTATAGTCAGGTAAATACAATACTTTATCTGATAGGCACACACTaaaccatgacattttttttactgtaacccCTCCTATTTTTTATCTATGCTCATTAAACAAATTTGATGAACAAATAGAACTCCGAAATAACATCCTTTTGCAGTAATAAAGATATACAGTTGAAATAATATAGTTTTTAAATGATCGGATAATCAATTAATGAATGTCAATTCAGAGTCACTTTATACGTTGAGTGGAACGTTCTGTGAACTAATCCTATAAAGTAATTAATAATTTTTCAAGGTAAGAATAATTCATGATGATTCATTAATTAGCTAAGCATTACGAGTGTGATAATTTGTATTGCTATTAAGACATTTTACTAATTAAATGATTAACATAATATGATGCAGTTTGTTACAGCATTTAAATGGCTGCTACATTGAATTTCCAGAAATCGACAAGTAAATATAATTGAGGACAAAAAAGTTGTGATTCTTGAAAGGCATTTCTGCAGTTATTTAAATTATGATTTAGTAAGAAAACATGTCGGAACATTTGTGTTaataaccaaacaaacaaagatgaaaaatgcaTCATTTTCCATTTGCATTGCATATACATTGTATGTTATGTCCACGGCTCATGAGTCTGATGCTGAACGCATTAAGCAGACGACCTTTCACCCCGGCATCGCTAATCATCGCTGGTGATGAATCTCCTAGCAACAATGACCTGTTTACCTACAAGCACACGGCAGAAAAGTGAACAGCAAACACTGCAGGTAAGTCAATCttcatttagttatttatatgcGGTGTAAATAGATCCAGCAGAGCTGCTTCGCTCTTCTCCTCTAACTAACAGCGTTAGTTTAAAGGAGCTCTTATCGTTTTATTTCCTGCAAACCCTGTGATCACTTTGGACATGGCGATTGTTGAAGCAGCAGGTAGCAGGGACGCAGGCACGTGCGCCGATGGACCCCCTAGTGCTGCTCAAGCTCCTGCCCTTTTGCCCTGCATGAGAAAAGTGCCCCTTCTGCTGGAGcacattttcttcttcatttatcaatatttaagaataaCAATTACTCTCTCTGTCATTAATTTCccccaaaatgtgttttgatatcTGACGGGGCATTTATTTGAGTTCTTGTGAGAATTTCGCCCCGACACGCTCACAAGCCTTTTTTGGGTGCCTTTTTATTAAGGTTTGAGCACCTGCCCCCCCAAAGGATCTGTGCACGTGCCTGCAGGGACGCTTAGTCTGAATGAGTGAAAAATGTCCAATAGGAATTCAGATGAGGTTTCTGATGGCCAATAGTCGAATGTCTGTCTCAGGGTGAATTTCCCCTCTCACCTCAAACGTTCCAGTAAGACGTGCACCACACGTTCTATTCTATTCTTATACGTCCGTATTATTTAGTATGCCAGAAGAAGATTTATTATGTCCCAATACATAATGCATTTAAAGACAGCATGCCAAAAATACAAGGACGTCcgactgtatcctgctgcattTTGCAGTGTGCTAGTCAGCATTTCTGGCTAATCCAACCACTCCGCGCTGCGGCTGtgtgagggtcaaaggtcgtgGTGCAATGTTATAAAGTATTTTCCCATCTGATGCATGAAGCATCTGCAGTATATTCCAAAGTTAAAAAGAATAAGTATGTGATTTGGAATGCAGGGACATTGCGTGTTTCGAGtgggttccctgagagggaaaatCAACACAGGTGATCATCTTAACCAATAATCAGGCCAAACAAACTAAAGCGTATCCAGACATTTGCATGACATTTACTCGACTGGGTACCATACAGGTGCAACTCGAAAAATTttaatatcgtgcaaaagctcattactttcagtaattcaacttaaagggTGGAACTAATATAATTGCTTTGTGTAACTTGGGGAATTGACACatacattttgatattttgatttgaACGAATTTGAAAACTCCCTGAACTGATTACGCTGCCTGATCACTGAAGCGACAGTTTCCTCAAACacaggtttgttgtttttgtgtgcagaCTCCTGTTATCTAACAGTTTCACGTCTCAAACCAAACAACGCTGCCAACCTCACATCGGGTCTGATTTCACTCTTTACCAAACCTCATTAACTCGTCCAGACACAGCGGCTTCCATCGGCTGAGGAGTCTCCCAAAAACAAGGACCATGCAGGAAAAGGTAAGACACAGAAAGATAACAACCCCCTGGGAGATGTTGGGACGCGTTACAAGCTCATAAATAACAAGTACATTTCACATTATCTGTCTTCATGAATTTTTCTCCTCAGACAGAATACCAAAGATCATTTCCTCCAGTCTCCCAGAGCCGCGTGAGGGGAGAAAGTAGTGTCCCTGAGGGAAGAGCCCTTCAAATCAACACTTTTGGGGAGATAAACAGCTGCAGGGTAAGATTTTTTAAATGGTCATTCCTGTAAATTTAATCAGTGATATTGGTCTATGTTCACATCTGTAATGACAGTAGCTACACAACTGATGTTCAGGTCAAACCTCTCCAGACAGCCCTCATTCACTCTGACTATTTTGAAAGGCTGTAGTGTGTAATATTATTACATCCCAGAATCTGTAGGAATTACCAGCatgtttctgtgctgtgtgtttgagggcacgGAGGCGAGACCAGGCCGTTGTTTTTCTCCAGAAACAGCATTCACTCGAGGTGCCATCGCTCCAATGGCCCGGCCAGTGAGTATTGATCCCATTCCAGTCAGCTGCACTAGATTTGAATGATATCCCTTTAACATTAAGCATCCCACCCTCTGCTCGTTCAGCCCTCTCTTCTGCTCTCAGAAAGTAATGCACCAACTATCAAGTCCATTGGGAAAAAGGTCATCTACTTTtatctttgtattttattttgtcttaatCAATATTACCTGTGTTTGGAGCTGTTATCTTCAgctcgttgttgttgttctccagGAGCCCTCGGGGTTTCTTCTCAATGCCCCGAGCAACCAGATTTTTCCTAAGGCGCCGTTTGATTGTTCACACTTCAGCACGACCTACAAAAGCTCGTAAGTGTGTTCGATGCCGTCAGAAAAGGTTGAGGTTAGCTGACGTTAGCACATGTCTAGATGTCAATAATGTCTTGGTTTGTCGTCCAGGTTTTGTCACGATGACGGTTCTGACGAGTCCGTCTCCGGCCTTATCGGCGCAAGAAGCATCTGCGGAAAAAGGGACAGCAGCTACAGCCGCCGGGACATGGACAGGTACACAAACAagctgcacacacatgcagtccCATCGTGCCTTTCCTTTGACTcgtataccttttttttcacaggttCATCTTCTCATGCTGAGAAGGTAACtgcatggatttaaaaaaaaaactctaggGCCTCTTGTTAACACCACTCTGTGTGACTtgtgcagaaataaaaaaactcgTTATGAGCAAATCCTGGAAAACCTTCAGAATTTCCTGGTCTGTGTTGTTTCACGACGGTCCTGTCAAAAAAATAGCTCACTTCCACCGCTTTGTTTAGTCCGTTCTGTGTGAGCGGAAAAGCTGCCATTGTGACGTGAGTTGTGTTAGAGCCAAAGAGGCGGTGAAGGAGATGGCGCTTTGTCTTTTCCTCGCCGTTACCGGAGGATCCAGTGTCCAAAGGCGTCACATTGTGTGCCTTATAGCTCCGTGCCACTATACACATGTTTGTCCGCTCTGAGGCACACAGAGTCAAAAACATGAGGACAGAAGCGTCACAAGGAACacttcaatgcccccccccacccccccccacccccccccacagggctGCTAAAACGCACACTTGTCTTTTTCAAGTGTCAAACATTGTCCGGTTCCGGCTCCTCCAGAGTGAGCTATTGCTTTATTGCTTTTAATCTCAATCACTGTAGTTTATTGTCTTTGGTTGTTTGTTAGGACATTAGACATTAAGCTCTGAGAAGCTGTGACGAgcctttcatgttgttttgcgtcattttaaagacaaatcaattcaCCTGACCAAACAATATCTCAAATCCGACAATATAAACTGAATAGAATTTTTGGTTTGAGACTGTTGATTAAACAAAACACTCAATTTGAAGATATCAACTTGCACTACAGTTGAGACACACTGCCACGTGACTACCCGTATGAATATTTCAGCGCTTGGATGAATATTTCAATCCTTCAATGAGATGTGAGGAGGAGATACGTGGAGGCAAAGAGGATTGGATTACATACGAGCCCCACATGAATAATGAGTGAAGAAATGAGAGGAGAACAAGGGCCGGACCTGCTTGGCGTTAAGAGACAGAGTCACAGGAGGTGCGGTCGCTGACAAAAAGGAGTACACAAAGGTCACGACCGACCCCTGTCTGACCCGCTGAACTCCCGCTTGatacttttcatttcatgtctGGAGCCGATCTCTGCAGACTTACCTTTTATGGCGAGGCACACCAGCTATTCAGCCCTCTAATGATCCTGCTAGTCCCGCGCTCTTCCTTCTCAGGACTGCTTACACAACACGGACAAGGGTTGGATGGTTGTGTAAGCATGTCATAAATATTTTGTAGATCTAAATCCAATACACACATTTACTTTGCTCGCACGCTGTCTCGGCCTATGAAAGTGGCAGCGCGTCGAGGCCGAGGTGCTCACGGAGGAGACGCTGACCATGTGGAAACACTACAGAGTAAACAGTAGCTGGCGCGTGCACCGGGTCCCAGTGACCATTATTTCACCATAAATACGCCAACTTCACCAGCCGAGATAACGTTTAATAAGATGGTGTACACAAAAAATAGCCCAGGTGTTACAACCCtcgcacacactctctcacacacacacacacacacacacacaaaccacctgCTTTGTCCTGCTCTGATTTGGTCATTTGCAGTTGATTGAGATGTCACAGGTGCCTTCGGTTTACAGTTTCATAATGCCTTAACGCTCATTCATTTTTCACAGTCAACGCTAGATTAGCGATTAGCAGCACGGATCATTTGTGTCAGCTTCATCTCCGTCAtccgccgccgccccgcccgCGGATCATCTGAGTCTGGATGTGTGAGGGGCATCTCACGCCCCTTCATCTTGTCTCCCGGCGTCCTCCGGCCCCTCGTACTCATAGTCCAGCTGAGCCCTCTCGTACTCCAGGTCGTCCCCCTCGTACTCGAACCCCTCCCCCTCGCATATCAGCTCCTCCGTCTCATACTCGAGCCCCTCCTCGTCATACTCGAGCTCAGCTCCGtccacatcctcctccctctcgtTCGCCAGCCACTCTTCCTCTTTAGTGTCCGCGTCCTCTCCACTCCCCCCAGATTGTTTGgagttggagctgctgtttttCAGGATGCCGTGAATCACCAGCTCCTCGCCCGCCAGGGCCAACTCTTCGGCCTCTTCCTCGGCGGCCTTTCGCAGCCTCTCATTTTTGGCCTCGCGCTGCTCCAGGAACTCTGCAGCGCCTTCCCCAACCACGAGCACCTCCTCGCCCACTCGAGGAGGGCAATCCACTGGGTTGTGGTCGTAGGAGAAGAGCCGGAGGGCGCGGAGACGCCTCAGGCTGGGAAACTCCGATATCTTGTTGCGGTCCAGATCCAAAATCTCCAAACCCTCCATGCGCAGCAACACTTTGGGGAAGGTATCAAAGCGGTTCCCATAGAGCCACAATCCCCTCAGAGCTTCCATGCggcagaggtcagagggcagAGTCTTCAGCCGGTTGTCTCCAATCTGAAGGGACTTGAGGTGGGGAAGGTCGTAGAGCTCCTGTGGAAAACTCTGGATGTAGTTGCTCTCCACCCACAAACAGCGCAGACTTTGCAGGTTCCGCAGCTCGGGCGGGAGGGTCATGAGCCGGTTGCTGCCCAGGTAGAGGCGCGTGAGCTTGGTGAGCTGGCAGACGGCGGCGGGGACGTCCTCCATCTTGTTGAAGTCGAGGGCCAGGATGCGCAGACCTTGCAGCTGGGAGACGCTGTCGGGCAGGGTGCGCAGGCTGTTCCCACAGACGTACAGCTTCTCCAGATGCAGCAGCCGGCTGACGCGCGACGGCAGACGCTTAAATTTGCGGTAGCTCAAGTCCAGCACGGGATCCCCGCTGTCGAACAACTCCTCCACCCCCATCGGGAGCGCTGCTTCGACCTccaccacctcgtccttcttcttctctgcaaagTCAGCCTCTTCGCCATCCTTCGCCCCTtcgccctcctcttctccccctcccttcccggAGGAGTTGCCCATGCTGCGGCCCGCAGCCCCTGACCCCTAATGTGAGTCAGGGCGGAGTCATTTGATGGGGTAGTGTCTGTGACAGGTtaacccccctccaccccccccacgcctAACGTCGTCTCGTTGTTGAACCCACAGACGGCCGCAAACGGCATCGCGGCCCGGGCCGGGACTAACGCTCCTTGCAGTCCATGCAAAAAACAGTAGCGTCACTTCGTCTGCCGCCTGAGCATAAGAACAAGTGTGAAAAAATGACGTTAGAAGTTAAAAAAGTAATAACGGTAGCGATAGTGCTGCAGGTGGTTTGAGCCAACCAGAATTTCCGTGCTGAAATTGAATTCCTGCAGCGCTTACCCTCTCTTCTTCTAACTTCCTCCAGGCTTGTAGGAGAAAGATAACGTGCAGCTTTGAGGGCATCTGTGCACGTGATCCGGTCTGTCAGTCAGAACTGGGAAGAAGTGCACCTATTAGGACTCTAAATAGTCGATTAAATATCCCTCCTCACGCCGGGTGTCGGTGGATAAGCCCACGGCGCGTGCACGGCTCGGTGACCTGGCCGGCGGCAGAGAAAGGCAGTTAATGGAAGTGTGTCCACAAGTTAATGCGGCTTCTCCCCATTAGAGGGCAAGGTCTCCCAAAGTGTTAATCCGCGCTGGAGAAGCAAAGTGCACATTTTGGGAAAACTGCAGCGTcgactgagtgagtgagtgagcgagtgagtgagtgagtgagtgagtgagtgagtgtgagtcTTCTCCCGACGTCGGCCGCGTCGCTCCATCAGTGAGGCGGTTTACATTGAATcgctgcctccctcctcccttctcccttctccctcctccctcctccctcctccctccctctgtaaCCGGAACAGGGGGCTCCAATATCacatgagtctgtgtgtgtgtgtgtgtgtgtgtgtgtgtgtgtgtgtgtgtgtgtgtgtgtgtgtgtgtgtgtgtgtgtgaatgtgaatgtgtgtttaaatgagtAGATTACTGGATTCAATTTCAGGCTGGTAAAACAAAAGTTTACCCCTTTGTGTAGATTTTAATTTTAAgtaattgttttgttgttgttcttgtttttcttaaagGCTCACTTTGTTTGTCCGTTGTCTTTCTCCATCACAGTGACCATGTAATGTTAGAAATAGTGTAGAAtttctta
It contains:
- the LOC119195526 gene encoding leucine-rich repeat-containing protein 10B, whose product is MGNSSGKGGGEEEGEGAKDGEEADFAEKKKDEVVEVEAALPMGVEELFDSGDPVLDLSYRKFKRLPSRVSRLLHLEKLYVCGNSLRTLPDSVSQLQGLRILALDFNKMEDVPAAVCQLTKLTRLYLGSNRLMTLPPELRNLQSLRCLWVESNYIQSFPQELYDLPHLKSLQIGDNRLKTLPSDLCRMEALRGLWLYGNRFDTFPKVLLRMEGLEILDLDRNKISEFPSLRRLRALRLFSYDHNPVDCPPRVGEEVLVVGEGAAEFLEQREAKNERLRKAAEEEAEELALAGEELVIHGILKNSSSNSKQSGGSGEDADTKEEEWLANEREEDVDGAELEYDEEGLEYETEELICEGEGFEYEGDDLEYERAQLDYEYEGPEDAGRQDEGA
- the saxo4 gene encoding uncharacterized protein saxo4; the protein is MARPPSLLLSESNAPTIKSIGKKEPSGFLLNAPSNQIFPKAPFDCSHFSTTYKSSFCHDDGSDESVSGLIGARSICGKRDSSYSRRDMDRFIFSC